The nucleotide window tcatgaatcttgcccaggaggcagaactgagtgatttccgctagataggccagctgcaacgTCAAAATTGTCTATATCATAAAATGCCATGAAAactaaaatgtgctttttggtcttaatttaaggttagggttagcagtgtggttaaggttaggtttaaaatcagattttataacTTTGTAGCTAtgctagctagtgaccactctgcagagctgcctccaggtcaagattcatgacaataaatgccaacctgcgaaTAATTCCTTCTTCCTTCCCCAGGTCCAGGTCCACCACCACCATGTCCCACAGATAGAATCACCCCACAGAatggagcaggagcaggagatcGCTCAGTATCCCCAAACAGTGCAGAGAGAGGCTGACACACAGCAGCTTCAACAGCCACAGATgtcacaacaaccacaacaacagcCACAGCAGCCACAACAATACCAACAACCACAGCAGCCACAACATCAACCACAGCAGCCACAACAGTACCAacagccacaacaaccacaacaataCCAACAACCTGAACAGTAccaacaaccacaacaaccacaacagcCACAACAGTACCAAAAGCCAGAAAAATACCAACAACCTGAACAGTACCAACAACCGCAGCAGTATCAACTATCACAACAgtcccaacaacaaccacaacctccacaacaaccacagccacaGCTGCAACCGCAGCCGAAACAGACAGCAAACATCACAGTCCAGATGCCCCCGAAACCAGAAGCCCAGGAGCCAGTGGCTGCTCCTGCTCCACAGGAGGTCCCGCCCACAAAAGCAGAAAACGAGTCCGCCGCTCAGTGTCACCCAGGCTTGGCTAAAGTACAAAAGATAGTGGAGAGAGTGGCGAAACTAGAGCAAGAGGTGAAATGCTTTGTTGGGAAGAAGAACGATAAGAGGTACTTGCTGCTGGAGGAGCTGTTGACCAAAGAGCTTTTGGCCTTGGACTCAGTGGACCCAGAGGGGCGTGTGGATGTGCGGCAGGTGCGACGCGATGGAGTCCGGAGGGTCCAGACCATACTGGATGCACTGGAGATACTGGATGAGCGGCCATCAGGGCCAGTCAGTGAGTCCTCGATGGAGGGCGAGAGCCCGCCACAGAAAGGAGAGCAGCCCAGCATGATCAACCAAGTGAATGTGGAGATGGCCAGTGAGATCTTATAATGACTGCGTTGCTTTAGTAGAGTGAAGAGATGAGAAATGTCATCAAATATGACGTGGAAATAGGCTGCTCCCAACGCTCCCTATACCCCCCTTTCTACGGCAGATATCACATATGAACTATAAGATGCATGTATGCTTAATTTACAGTGTTGGTATTGTCTGGTATTCACCACATATGTGATGG belongs to Coregonus clupeaformis isolate EN_2021a chromosome 1, ASM2061545v1, whole genome shotgun sequence and includes:
- the LOC121567485 gene encoding BAG family molecular chaperone regulator 3; translation: MAQYKGSRSLSSMKTQLPMVDMVINNDPLPPGWEIKIDPQTGWHFFVDHINRTTSWNDPRHGFKKVSQLSQNGPSVPPEPSPQEMQKAFVRDMKHPTLRQGYIPIPVCHEGADLRQQQQHPCFSYIQPTALQNVRADGRTPSPTPTLHCRPRSPLQGPSESTTPEPYMSCSPSSQGPEGHPLQQPPRPSSTGLQAGYIPIPVIHERAGGHTQQAPVNSILYTQRFPAYSEHQPSFHHLQPEDWSGHHGSTPSSRDRASPSPSMLPQHRETAAIHIPPHMRSQSPLRAQVITERPQVQVHHHHVPQIESPHRMEQEQEIAQYPQTVQREADTQQLQQPQMSQQPQQQPQQPQQYQQPQQPQHQPQQPQQYQQPQQPQQYQQPEQYQQPQQPQQPQQYQKPEKYQQPEQYQQPQQYQLSQQSQQQPQPPQQPQPQLQPQPKQTANITVQMPPKPEAQEPVAAPAPQEVPPTKAENESAAQCHPGLAKVQKIVERVAKLEQEVKCFVGKKNDKRYLLLEELLTKELLALDSVDPEGRVDVRQVRRDGVRRVQTILDALEILDERPSGPVSESSMEGESPPQKGEQPSMINQVNVEMASEIL